In a genomic window of Candidatus Methylomirabilota bacterium:
- a CDS encoding RidA family protein, producing the protein MTITRHNVGPRLTQAVVHGGTVYLAGQVAGGSPTVKGQTEEILKKIDELLAASGSHRSKLLSATIYLANMATYDEMNSAWDAWVDPKNTPARATVEARLASSKYLVEIAIVAAV; encoded by the coding sequence ATGACGATCACACGGCACAACGTCGGGCCCCGGCTGACCCAGGCCGTCGTCCACGGCGGCACCGTCTACCTGGCGGGCCAGGTCGCGGGCGGGTCGCCGACGGTCAAGGGCCAGACCGAGGAAATCCTCAAGAAGATCGACGAGCTGCTGGCGGCCAGCGGCAGCCACAGGTCGAAGCTGCTCTCGGCCACCATCTACCTGGCGAACATGGCCACCTACGACGAGATGAACTCCGCCTGGGACGCGTGGGTCGATCCCAAGAACACCCCCGCCCGCGCCACCGTGGAGGCGCGGCTGGCCTCGTCCAAGTACCTGGTCGAGATCGCCATCGTCGCGGCGGTCTGA
- a CDS encoding nitroreductase/quinone reductase family protein, giving the protein MSTPEPEHLYLTTTGRRSGRPREIEIWFTRRDGRYYVVAERGEEAQWVRNLRAEPRVQVRVGPETFAGTARLVDAVSEPELALGIRALSARKYGWGDGLVVELTPAA; this is encoded by the coding sequence GTGAGCACGCCGGAGCCGGAGCATCTCTACTTGACGACGACCGGCCGGCGGAGCGGTCGGCCCCGCGAGATCGAGATCTGGTTCACGCGGCGCGACGGGCGGTACTACGTCGTCGCCGAGCGCGGCGAGGAAGCCCAGTGGGTCCGGAACCTCCGGGCGGAGCCGCGGGTGCAGGTGCGGGTGGGGCCGGAGACCTTTGCGGGGACGGCGCGCCTCGTCGATGCGGTCAGCGAGCCCGAGCTGGCCCTGGGGATTCGCGCGCTCTCGGCGAGGAAGTACGGCTGGGGCGACGGACTCGTCGTCGAGCTGACGCCCGCGGCCTAG
- a CDS encoding tautomerase family protein: MPNITIQWYAGRTQEQKRQIVAAITDAMVKIGKTTPDQVHIVFQDVEKSNWGVNGKLASEVP, encoded by the coding sequence ATGCCGAACATCACGATCCAGTGGTACGCCGGCCGCACGCAGGAGCAGAAGCGGCAGATCGTCGCCGCCATCACCGACGCGATGGTGAAGATCGGCAAGACGACGCCGGACCAGGTGCACATCGTCTTCCAGGACGTCGAGAAGTCGAACTGGGGCGTCAACGGCAAGCTCGCCAGCGAGGTCCCCTAG